A single genomic interval of Rhododendron vialii isolate Sample 1 chromosome 3a, ASM3025357v1 harbors:
- the LOC131318659 gene encoding uncharacterized protein LOC131318659 gives MDQYVSKTKAKQVTLPSMLKDRTKPCVDICRMIYAEALPFSLVKSSWFHTAVQSIGEYGKGLKPPSYHEVRVTFLKKEVDNVHSTLDKYKSEWKKTGCSLMSNGWQDGCGRSITNFLVNSPKGTVFLKSLDTSSIIKNGVALFELLDNFVDEIGEENVIQEVTDSASAFVLASELLMDKRKKLIWSPCAARCIDLMLKDIGRLPVHHDTITKAKTLTVYIYQHTWVLNLMRKHTKNHNLARPAVTRFATAYLTLKSILTQRNGLRAMFTSSAWCKSSYAKTRNGLDVQQIVLEAKFWNAIRYCLKGVLPLVKVLRLVDGDAKPAMGYIYEAMDRAKEQIEKISTK, from the coding sequence ATGGATCAATATGTGAGCAAAACAAAGGCGAAACAAGTCACTTTGCCTTCTATGTTGAAAGATCGAACAAAACCATGTGTTGACATATGTAGAATGATATATGCAGAGGCTTTGCCCTTTAGCTTGGTTAAGAGTTCATGGTTTCACACCGCCGTACAATCAATCGGGGAATACGGCAAGGGCTTGAAACCTCCTTCATATCATGAGGTTAGAGTCACATTCTTGAAGAAAGAGGTTGATAATGTTCATTCAACTTTAGACAAGTACAAAAGTGAGTGGAAGAAAACAGGTTGTTCTTTAATGTCGAATGGATGGCAAGATGGGTGTGGACGTTCTATCACTAATTTCCTTGTTAATAGTCCAAAGGGAACCGTTTTCCTAAAATCATTAGATACCTCCTCAATTATCAAGAATGGTGTTGCTTTGTTTGAGTTGCTTGATAATTTTGTTGACGAAATTGGTGAAGAAAATGTAATACAAGAAGTCACCGATAGTGCATCCGCTTTTGTCCTTGCTAGTGAGTTGCTAATGGACAAGAGGAAAAAACTTATTTGGTCTCCATGTGCTGCTCGTTGCATTGATTTGATGCTTAAAGATATTGGTAGGCTACCGGTGCATCATGACACAATCACCAAAGCAAAGACACTCACTGTTTATATCTACCAACATACTTGGGTGCTTAATCTGATGAGGAAGCATACAAAGAATCATAACTTAGCAAGGCCCGCCGTGACAAGGTTTGCCACTGCTTACCTCACTTTGAAAAGTATCTTAACTCAAAGAAATGGGCTTAGAGCCATGTTTACTTCTTCGGCTTGGTGTAAGAGTTCTTATGCCAAGACTCGTAATGGGTTAGATGTCCAACAAATAGTGTTGGAAGCAAAGTTTTGGAATGCAATTAGGTATTGCTTGAAGGGTGTACTTCCCTTGGTTAAAGTCCTAAGACTAGTTGATGGTGATGCAAAGCCCGCCATGGGTTATATTTATGAAGCAATGGATAGGGCAAAggaacaaattgaaaaaatttcaacaaagtGA